From Terriglobales bacterium, one genomic window encodes:
- a CDS encoding pseudouridine synthase, translating to MPRPHTQRRIGLARAISKLGYCSRAQAARLIRDGKVKLNHAVRHDPETPVNLQDDAIEVDGQPIAAGPKTYLMLNKPRNVVTTASDEKGRDTVYSLLSPNLPWLAPVGRLDKASEGLLLLTNDSEWAARITSPESHLEKTYHVQIAGIADARLLTTLRQGVSDQRDFLRVKAARMIRIGQRNTWLEIVLDEGKNRHIRRLLAHLSVDVLRLVRIAVGPLQLGDLPKRGSRLLTAGEKRALDEAMALAPRERSRSSSSVARAPTRRSS from the coding sequence ATGCCGCGCCCCCACACTCAGCGACGGATCGGCCTGGCCCGGGCCATCTCGAAACTTGGTTATTGCTCCCGCGCCCAGGCCGCGCGATTAATTCGCGATGGCAAGGTCAAGCTCAACCACGCCGTCCGTCACGACCCGGAAACTCCCGTCAACCTGCAAGACGACGCAATCGAAGTAGACGGCCAGCCGATCGCTGCCGGCCCCAAGACTTACCTCATGCTTAACAAACCCCGTAACGTCGTCACGACCGCTTCCGACGAAAAAGGCCGCGACACCGTCTATTCACTCCTCTCCCCGAACCTGCCATGGCTCGCGCCCGTGGGCCGCCTGGACAAAGCCAGCGAAGGTCTGCTGTTGCTGACCAACGATTCAGAGTGGGCGGCGCGCATCACCTCGCCGGAGAGTCACCTCGAAAAGACCTATCACGTGCAGATCGCCGGCATAGCAGACGCCAGGCTGCTCACGACTCTGCGCCAGGGCGTCAGCGATCAACGCGACTTTCTCCGCGTCAAAGCTGCCCGTATGATTCGCATCGGCCAGCGCAATACCTGGCTCGAGATTGTGCTCGATGAGGGCAAGAACCGCCACATCCGCCGCCTGCTGGCGCATCTCAGCGTCGACGTTCTGCGGCTGGTGCGCATCGCCGTCGGACCACTTCAATTGGGAGACCTACCCAAGCGCGGCTCTCGATTGCTTACCGCCGGCGAGAAGCGGGCTCTGGATGAGGCCATGGCTCTCGCACCTCGGGAACGCAGCCGAAGCTCGTCGTCAGTCGCCCGCGCCCCTACTCGTAGAAGTTCCTGA
- a CDS encoding aldo/keto reductase, translating into MKYRQLGRTGLEVSEIGYGAWGIGKSEWMGAEDEVSLKSLKAARDAGVNFFDTALAYGMGHSEQLLARAFGKSKDVVIASKVPPKNFVWPAQRGTPLEEVFPKEYVLSCLDKTLKNLGREHVDVYQFHVWTDEWAKEQEWLDTAREIKSSGKARFVGISINDHQPDNSLKGLETGLLDTVQVIYNIFDQAPEDKLLPYCQKNKIGVIARVPFDEGSLTGKIRPETKFPEGDFRHQYFGGDRKQQVWERVQRLTKDLGITPEQLPEIALRFCLSHPAVSTVIPGMRTPAHVGPNAAASDAGPLPPAVLQKVRKYRWIRNFYE; encoded by the coding sequence ATGAAATATCGGCAACTGGGCAGGACGGGGCTCGAGGTGAGCGAGATTGGTTACGGCGCCTGGGGAATTGGGAAGAGCGAGTGGATGGGCGCCGAGGATGAAGTCTCCCTCAAGTCGCTGAAAGCGGCGCGCGATGCCGGGGTGAATTTTTTCGACACGGCACTGGCCTATGGCATGGGCCACAGCGAACAACTTCTGGCGCGTGCATTCGGAAAATCCAAGGACGTGGTTATTGCCAGCAAAGTGCCGCCCAAGAATTTCGTCTGGCCGGCACAACGAGGCACCCCGCTGGAGGAAGTTTTTCCAAAAGAGTACGTCCTCTCCTGCCTGGATAAGACCCTAAAGAACCTGGGACGCGAACACGTGGATGTGTACCAATTCCACGTGTGGACCGACGAGTGGGCGAAAGAACAAGAGTGGCTGGACACGGCCCGCGAGATCAAGAGCTCGGGCAAGGCCAGGTTCGTAGGGATATCCATCAATGATCACCAGCCCGACAACTCGCTGAAAGGTCTTGAGACCGGACTCCTTGATACGGTGCAGGTGATTTACAACATTTTCGATCAGGCTCCTGAAGACAAGCTGCTTCCCTACTGCCAAAAGAACAAGATTGGGGTGATCGCCCGTGTGCCCTTCGACGAGGGCAGCCTAACGGGCAAGATTCGGCCGGAGACGAAGTTTCCGGAGGGCGACTTTCGGCACCAGTATTTTGGGGGAGACCGCAAGCAACAAGTATGGGAGCGCGTGCAGCGGCTGACGAAAGATCTTGGTATTACTCCGGAGCAGCTGCCGGAGATCGCGTTGCGCTTCTGTCTGAGCCACCCGGCGGTTTCGACGGTGATACCGGGAATGCGTACGCCGGCTCACGTGGGCCCGAATGCCGCGGCGTCGGATGCGGGGCCGCTGCCGCCCGCGGTGCTCCAGAAGGTCCGAAAGTATCGCTGGATCAGGAACTTCTACGAGTAG